A window of Liolophura sinensis isolate JHLJ2023 chromosome 4, CUHK_Ljap_v2, whole genome shotgun sequence genomic DNA:
TTTCCTTTCCACTGTGTGAGCTTACCAGAATTTGCAAGATGAATCACTCCTATGGTATCCTCTGATTTTGGCTGGTTGTCATCAGCTTCGTTAGTGCTTTCGTCCTTTTTCAGCTCTTCTTCTTGGGACGAATCTTTCTTATGAAAGTCCTGTATGATAACATTTAGAGTAGAACACCCGCTCCATCGTACTTTTGAACATTCATCTTTTCCATAAGACAACAAAATATCCAGTAACTGATGGACTTTCTTGAAACTGCTTGAAATATTTTCGCTTAACTGAGATTCAAACTTCTTCAACGTCTGTTTAGACTTCTGTAGGCAAGGTTCCATTTTTTCATGCATAAGAGATTCATATTTTTCTTCACACAGTTTTCTGATTTGTTGGACGATGTCAATGCTTTGTTCAAATAAAATAACTCGTTCACTTTCCTTTGTCGTTGGACGGACAAACGTATACCTTGACACAGCAGATTCATCAGTGAGATTGTCGCCTTCTGTACACTTTGTCCTAGGGTCGAATTTGGACATTTCATGAAGTAACAGCCCGTGAAGTTCAGAAGCTGCTATTTCCGCAGCGAATCGGCCTTGATGTCCGTCGTACAGTCCCATGAAACACTTGTGTGGATCTCCTCCATAGCAGTCTTGATACACACGAGTGTCCTCCATTTCATTTTTCCACCTTTCATTTCCGCTGGCACAAATTCCAACTGCCTGAATGCAATTCGGGCTACAATTCAGAGAAACTCCACGAACTTTTGTGTCGACGTTTCGTCTCACTCGCCGATGAGACTCAAAAGTCTGTTCCAAATTTGCTTTCAGCAACTCATAAGCTTCATTGACTTTTTGCACCTCTTTAGGATCCACTGTTTCATTTTCGCTGACCTTTGCACGCATCTGTTTGATGAGATTATTTCGCCGATGGAAGAGCTTGGCTGTATCGTCAGGCTGGTTCATGTCTTTATATCTCATCACCTCTAGCGCACGAATACGCCTCCTGTGTTCACACAAGTCAGCAATGTCCACATAGCTCTTTGTCTTCTCACAGAATATTGTAATGTCAGGCTTCAATTGGACATCAGTCAACAAGGTCAACGGAGTCTCTGTCACAACCAACCAACAAATAATCATTTTCAGACTCGTAGTCAGTCGAACATGGGTTCAGTGATAACATTTAAGTTTCCAAGTAAATTTGAAATCTTACACGAACTTGCCTCCAATTGTGTAGaatttattatatttgaaataaaatttgttgttcatttcataAAGATCCTAACATGAGAATCAAAAGCTTGTGTAACATTTGGAATTTTCACGGGGATACAATTAAATAATGAACTGTTTGACAGGATTTGTTTGTTGGACTGAGGTTTTCACCCATATTCCgttcacataatacatgtatagctcaCATCTTGACATGTCAGACCCAATGTAGACATCATCATGGCGCTGCCTCACTtgaatgccatgctgaagacaccatgcatgtacaacattatccacccaatcacattatattgacactaTGACAACAATTACTAACATGGCCTATTCAATATTCTTATGTTTACATCCAACATCAAGCCAAGGAAGCTGATTCTAAAGTCTTTACAAAGTATCACTTGAGATAGGAATGAACCCAGGATTATTGTTTAAAAGTCTCACACTCTAATACCATTATCAGAAAAACTAATCAGTACTCGGatcaagtataattttaacTGAAGGCTTTTACATGTTACTGAAAGGGTATTTTTCCACATCTTCGGGTGATATACTGaagtttcattgtttttttaccAGATCTGTCCAGTTCCTCTTCCCTGTTCTCCATTGTGGAATTGTTCAGCCATTCCTCATTGACTTTCCCATCATTTTCAGGTCCTTCCAGTTCTGGATCCCAGTTTTCATCGATCTTCGGCATGTTGGCTGATGACCATGCATGAGAGACCAGTACAAACCTGGGTAAGCAATGTGATACACAAGTAAGGTACCCACAGATTTAGCCTGAATTTGAAATCAGGTTGTCTCATTTCCGActttctcctattttccctgCCTCTATCATGtgataattttgtcagaaaaggGCATCTCAAAGACAGTAAGACACCCTGCTGCCtaaccaatacatgtacctccaatgAACCAGTAATCGGGAGATGTGAGTTGGCCTAGAGATTAaaagataatatttataatcAATTAAGATACTTGTACAATTATTATATGTTATCTATGTTGAAAAGGCTACGCCCAGGGTTTAAATCTGCACATTCTCAGCACGCAAATAACAATTTTGTCcctacaatatttatcaaatagaaGCCAGTCTCGTCTATGTGTAAAGTTGAGCTGCGAAAAAATCATGCCAGCAATGTCAACTGCAGACAGCACTGGTATAAAggcgtgacgtcacaatgatGTGTCAATGAATGCAGCATCACAGATAAAAATGACGTCAGCATATGCTGTAATTCATCTGCGCCAGGTTTAATCTCATATACCCCTTGTGGGCACTGGCCTGAAGCTGTGACAActgtgtcaacattttaacccgCCTGATCATCCAATGCCAATCGGGAATCACGGATGATGTAGGGACAaaaatctttcacagtgtatgttCATAATAGCTTATACTCTGCATCCATCAAGGTATTCCACTTAATTGATGAAAACACTCATACTGGTTCAAGCCTGAAAATAACCTTTGGAAAATTTTGATGATGTtcaaaatcctttcaaaaatttttctgagtgagtgagtgcttggggtttaacgtcgtacttaacaatttctcagtcatatgacgacgatagtGTTTTCAAGGTTAATCACTGTAGGTATAAGCtatgttattttaattttcatgtgaagtttgtcaggcaccaAATAGTTTGTACCGGTACCTGACATGATGGATTTTGATACCTGGCAATGTCCTTGTCAGGCTGCTTAGTTGCAGGCTTGCTGGTCACACTTTGAGAACCACAACGCGTTGcattgaaataataatatattacaacaacaaccttACACAAGACCGCTGAAACCAGGCCCCCAACTACGAGGTCTTCAAATCGCCTGGTAAAGTCACACCTACAATGATGTCTATCAATTTCTTAGTTACAAAGGACTGCTGTCATGATATCAATCTTGGTTTTCGCGAAACATAGCGACACTGAATACCTTTTACCTTTTGCTTTCGATCTATGCTGTCACTGTCAGACCTTCTCCAACACAGTTGCCAGGTGTGCGAGGTAAACACAACAGGTGGCGCTGTGAGGTCAAAGATTATCTCCCTTACACCAGGAAGCTCGCCGTTAAATACGAAGAAGGCCCACTGTTTTCTGCCCATGTATTCCACCTGCATGTGAGACACTTTTTTCTGCACCGTTTCTTCTGTCTTCCGTAAAACTGGAGACTCAGTTGGCAAGGCAGCAACTGTGTAATGCTACaagtgtgtctgtgtgtgtctatatatatatatatatatatatatatatatatatatatatatatatatatatatatatatatatatatatatatatatatatatatatcaaattcaatattttaaattcaaaatcacGACCATGTTGATAATTAGAAATTACGCTGGCTGGGCCATAGTCTTTCTCCACGTCTTTCTGAAGTTGCAtgatttttgtaaaattaattCTTTGACATACAGAAACACGACTGATGGTTTATTTTGCGGACAATTATCaacatacatgcaacattgtGTAGCTCATTACACAAAATAGTGGAAAAAATTTGAAGTAAATGGGCTTCTTTCGCTGGCCTTTTCGAGGCAGGGAAAATCAAGAAAACTTCTGCTAAATTTCCAGGTTGGTGTTTCCACGGgaacttttattattttgaaacttaaaaacaaaagaaaaataattgaaaagaACCCATTAGAAAAAGGCAGCTCGGtggacagagaaaaaaaaaacaaagagaaagatAGTACGCCCGAAATGggactcgaacccacgaccctcagATGACTTCTGAATGAGGAGTCCAatgctcttttttttcttattgtgCTTTATTGATCAGAACTGTTGAAATGTACGATATAAGATTGAGACAATATACACAGCACAGTTTTTGTCctcaaagttaaaaaaaaaatatatcacagaaaGGTGGGGATGTATTCACAATTTTCTTCTTTAACAATCAAAAGTCATACTTggtataaatttaaaaaacatacataagTTTTCCAGATTCAGATAATGTTATGACATGACTGTTTCGCAGAAATCGTTTGGAGAAATCTCTGTTCCGCCTTTTAGATATATAATGATCATGATACTGTTCAAACGTCTGTTTAACACAGTATGCAAATAGTCTGTAGATATCAATATCAAGGCTGTAGAACATATTATATTTACAGCACTTTCATTGACAAGTCTTGACTTCCCAAGGAAACCGAAAAGCTGTAAACATTCAAATGAATGGTAAGTTTGATACAAATGTGGAGTTTTTCGAAATAGTGTTTCCAACAAATCATTtacgtacaagtgaaaatagCTCAAAgcctcaaaaatatatgtactggaTGTTAGGGTTCTTTTCCACATATACTGCACAAGGCTGAATTCACAGTTCtcattttaaacagttttgtttttgtaaaaatggcgttgtgcaaaattttaaaatctaattCTCGCCACTCGGGATTCTTCAGTGTAAAGTTTACCAGTTCCAGAATTCTATTCATAACCACATTAGGTAGGGATTTTTTTCCACAGTTGCTCTGAGCCGCAAGACTTCTCCACACCTTTACGGAGACACATGTAGAACCCCGGTGTTTGCATTAAGGAAACAGGTTTATTAATATCTCCATACTTTACAACAATATCTTCAGACATTAATTCTGTCCGCCTAACAGTGGTATTTGTCCATTCCTTTGGGATGCATGACTTGATAAGAGTAAACATAGCTTTTAGTTTTCCTGCATCGGTGTTCGGGAAGCGCTAGGATACAATCTCTATTACCGCCTTTACTGGCAAATAACCAGGAATTACCTCATACAATAAGTGATTCACCAGAACAATCCCATTGCTAGTAAATGTGTCTGAGCTGAGCGACCCCTCGTTAACAGTTGTTCTCGGATTAGAAAACAAAGGTTGGCACAACTTTTGGGCCTTTGTCTCCACAATTAAATCTGCATGCTTCAGACAATTATACCAAGTGGCAAAAACTTCCTTATAGTAATGAGGAAGATAGTGAAAAGCACGATAAACATTAGACATAAAAAGTAACTCAACTGTTACATTAAGttgacaatttttcatcagaaaacccCCAAAATTTCCGTCCACAGTGCACGACAGCTGGGATTTCAAAATTTCGCAAAATGTGTTTAGTCTACACGCCTCCTGCTCCAAAGCTACATCTTGGAGGTTTAACCCGCCTTCTGCAGTAGTTTTAACAACACTGTCATACTAAATGGGCACCCCATTCCACAAAAAAATCTACACGCATGTTTTTAATCCTTTTCATAAATTCTTCATACACTGAAATAACTGCTAACTTATAGCACACTCGTGACACCACAAATAAGATAATCGTTACCCTACCATGTAGAGGGAAAAGAcgctgttttcagttttttagcAGGGCATGGGTATCATTAGTCACCCCTTATTTAAGAGTGTTGAATGATGTTTTGTAAATTTAGTTTTTagacatataaaaatacgaATGATGGTTTATTTTGCCGACAAATATCGGATAAAATACATGGAACATTGTGTACTGCATTAGCAAAAACAGTGAGAAGAAATTTGCACTAAAAGGGATTTTTTCGCTGGCGCTTCAGAGGCCGGAAAACCCAGAAAATTTCTGACGAGTTTCCAGGTTGACGTTTCCCCGGgaactttaaaattttgatacttaaaaacaaaagaaaaacaactaaaaaaaCCCATTAGAAAATCACAGCTTGATGCTCTAAGTCTGATGCTCTACTGACTGAGCTATCAAAATACGATTGATGGTTTCTTTCGCCGACAATTATGAGCTAGCATACATGCAACATTGTGTAGGGCATTAGACAAAATACTGGAAAAAATTTCCATTCAATGGGCTTCTTTTTCTGCCCTTTTAAAGCCCTGGAAAAGGGAATAACCTTCTGCAGATTTTCCAGGTTGGTGGCAGCCATATatattttcgaaaaaaaaaaagagttctgCTGGTTCAAGAAATCTTTGCCTCattcatttttgtgtgtttaagagtgttgaatgatgttttgtaaattttgtagattttagacatataaatatacgattgatggtttattttgccGAAAATTATCGGATAAAAGACAAAGAATATTGTGTACGGCATTAGCAAAAACAGTGAGAAGAAATTTGCACTAAATGGGCTTTTTTCGATGGCCCTTCAGAGGCCGGAAAACCCAGAAAATTTCTCCCGATTTTCCAGGTTGGTGTTTCCCCGGgaacttcaaaattttgacacttaaaaacaaaagaaaatcaattgaaaaaaaaaacccaacggAAATTCAGCTAGGTGGAATGGggagaaaagggaaaaaatagtACGCCCGAAATGggactcgaacccacgaccctcagATGACACCTGAATGAGATCTCTTAAAAGTctgatgctctaccaactgagctatccggGCAGCCTTAAAGATATTCGAAAAATGAGTTCTGCTGAGTCGAGCAATCTTTGTGTCATCCATTTCTCTGTTCTTGACAGTggtacatgattttgtgtaaaattcattcttacacatataaaaatacgattgatggtttattttgccGAAAATTATCGGctaaaatgcatgtaattttGTGTACGGCATTAGGaaaaacagtgagaaaaaaTTTGCACTAAATGGGCTTTTTTCGCTGGCCCCATTGGAGGCCGGAAAACCCAGAAAATTTATGCCGAATTTCCAGGTTGATGTTTCCTCGGgaactttaaaattttgacacttaaaaaaaaaaaataaaacaagtgaaaaaaacaacGGAAAATCAGCTAAGTAGAATGAGGAGAAAAGGGCAAAAATAGTACGCCCGAAATGggactcgaacccacgaccctcagATGACAACTGAATGAGACAAAATATTGGTAAAAATTTGCACTAAATGGGCTTCATTCGCTGGGCCTTTAAAGGCCGGGCTAACGGAGAAAACTTGTGCCCATTTTCCAGGTAGGTAATTCCCCGGGAACTTTACAGTtttgaaacttaaaaacaaaagagaaacaaTTGATCTCTTAAAAGTCTGATGCTCTACCGAGTAAGCTAACCGGCCAGCCGTATAAATATTCGAAAACAGATTTCTGCTTAGTCAAGCAATCTTCGTCTCATTCATTTCCGTGCGCCGAAAAGTTTTGAATGATATTTTGTAGACTTAGTTCTTagacatataaaaatacgaTGGATGGTTTATTTTGCCGACGATTATCAGCtaacatacatgcaacattgtGTAGGGCATTAGAGAAAATACTGGAAAAACTTCCCATTAAATGGGCTTTTTTCACTGGGCTTTTAAACGCCAGGAAAACGGAGAAAACTTCTGCCGATTTTCCAGGTTGATGGTTCCCAAGGAACcttaagattttgaaatttaaaaacaaaagaaaaactattAATCTCTTAAAAGTCTGAAGCTCCACCGACTGAGCTATCCGggcagccatatatatatatatatatattcgaaAACAAAGTTCTGCTCAGTCAAGCAATCTTTGTCTCattcatttttgtgtgtttaagagtgttgaatGATGTTTTGTAAACTTAGTTTAAAGACATATTAAAATacgattgatggtttattttgccGAAAATTATCGGCTAAAATACATGGAACATTGTGTACGGCATTAGCCAAAACAGTGAGAAGAAATTTGCACTCAATGGACTTTTTTCGATGGCCCTTCACGGGCCGGAAATCCCAGAAAATTTCTGCCGATTTTACAGGTTGGTGTTTCTCCGGgaacttcaaaattttgacacttaaaaataaaagaaaatcaattgaaaaaaaaaacccaacggAAATCAGCTAGGTGGAAGAAAGGGAAAAAATAGTACGCCCGAAATGggactcgaacccacgaccctcagATGACATCTGAATGAGATCTCTTAAAAGTCtgatgctctaccgactgagctatccGGGCAGCCGTATGAATAATCGAAAAATGAGTTCTGGTGAGTCGAGCAATCTTTGTGTCATCCATTTCTCTGTACTTGACAGTGGTACatgattttgtgtcaaattcattcttacacatataaa
This region includes:
- the LOC135464765 gene encoding protein phosphatase 2C-like domain-containing protein 1, encoding MPKIDENWDPELEGPENDGKVNEEWLNNSTMENREEELDRSETPLTLLTDVQLKPDITIFCEKTKSYVDIADLCEHRRRIRALEVMRYKDMNQPDDTAKLFHRRNNLIKQMRAKVSENETVDPKEVQKVNEAYELLKANLEQTFESHRRVRRNVDTKVRGVSLNCSPNCIQAVGICASGNERWKNEMEDTRVYQDCYGGDPHKCFMGLYDGHQGRFAAEIAASELHGLLLHEMSKFDPRTKCTEGDNLTDESAVSRYTFVRPTTKESERVILFEQSIDIVQQIRKLCEEKYESLMHEKMEPCLQKSKQTLKKFESQLSENISSSFKKVHQLLDILLSYGKDECSKVRWSGCSTLNVIIQDFHKKDSSQEEELKKDESTNEADDNQPKSEDTIGVIHLANSGNVRALLIRGNRPYQMSRDHTPYNPKEKGRVLKAGATLSESTKDIRVNGVLATTRGLGNHGDKKLKKCILVEPYTTCVPVDGYAQLLVFASHGVWEVFNNNEVTSLLVQLLPSNRIPPPDRISSSLKLFISTLSEVSRCPSAATTQQKDIIRSRRQHAPSLSSTEAELSPRWEKEHKKVISKPGDGERDDIPEEVESMGDRSRSGQVDNENLPGGHVGYHGDMYTEEGSGMGDNSDNESGHDGDIDTVGDRTSCPALSRLSDNIPTSQEEAQREVAKAMAEYLVQAALLAGAKDNITVFVVLLPGSGL